Proteins found in one Streptococcus iniae genomic segment:
- a CDS encoding ABC transporter ATP-binding protein codes for MLKEAILKYKWYALGSMLMIIAVVASALLQPHYLQDILKAVIENDKGKIKEVGILLLIIAGIGLLSGTINTILSAKIAQGVSADLREQTFRKIQSFSYANVEAFNAGNLVVRMTNDVNQIQNLVMMLFQVLLRLPILFVGAFFMAVQTLPKLWWVIVLMVVLIAMIMALVMSQMGPRFGKFQALMDTINRIAKENLRGVRVVKSFVQEREQYAKFKETSNELLGLNMFIGYGFSMMQPALMLVSYMAIYVSILLVSGMVKTDPMVVGSIASFMTYMMQIMFSIIMVGFMGMQASRAFVSLKRLKEVLDTEPAMTFDNTSDDDISGDIVFEHVSFTYPNDTEATLKDISFSVSSGQMVGVVGATGAGKSTLAQLIPRLFDPQEGRILIGGKDLKSLSKNTLKENISIVLQKAILFSGTIADNLRQGNYKADFATMEKAAGIAQAREFIDRMDNGYDSQVEERGNNFSGGQKQRMSIARGVISNPKILVLDDSTSALDAKSEKLVQEALNKDLKETTTVIIAQKISSVVKADTILVLDDGRLIGQGTHAELVASNDVYREIYETQKGKEEE; via the coding sequence ATGCTTAAAGAAGCTATTCTAAAGTATAAATGGTATGCCTTAGGATCTATGCTAATGATTATTGCAGTTGTGGCAAGTGCCCTTTTGCAGCCGCATTATTTGCAAGATATTTTAAAAGCAGTCATTGAAAACGACAAGGGAAAAATCAAAGAAGTTGGGATTCTACTCTTAATCATTGCAGGGATTGGATTGCTTTCAGGAACAATTAATACGATTTTGTCAGCTAAGATTGCTCAAGGAGTATCTGCGGACTTACGCGAACAAACTTTTCGTAAAATTCAAAGTTTTTCATATGCGAATGTAGAAGCTTTTAATGCGGGTAACTTGGTTGTTCGTATGACAAATGATGTCAATCAGATTCAAAACCTTGTCATGATGCTCTTCCAAGTGTTATTGCGACTACCAATCCTTTTTGTAGGGGCTTTTTTCATGGCTGTACAAACCTTACCTAAATTGTGGTGGGTTATTGTTTTGATGGTTGTTTTAATTGCAATGATTATGGCCTTAGTTATGAGCCAAATGGGACCACGTTTTGGAAAATTTCAAGCCTTAATGGATACCATTAATCGGATTGCTAAAGAAAATCTTCGTGGTGTGCGTGTGGTCAAATCTTTTGTTCAAGAACGTGAACAATACGCAAAATTTAAAGAGACCTCAAATGAACTTTTAGGCCTTAACATGTTTATTGGGTATGGCTTTTCAATGATGCAACCAGCTTTGATGTTGGTGTCTTACATGGCTATTTATGTTTCAATCTTACTGGTTTCTGGAATGGTGAAAACAGATCCGATGGTTGTGGGAAGTATTGCTTCTTTTATGACTTATATGATGCAAATCATGTTTTCTATCATCATGGTTGGTTTTATGGGAATGCAAGCAAGTCGTGCTTTTGTTTCTTTGAAACGTTTGAAAGAAGTGCTAGATACAGAGCCTGCCATGACATTTGATAACACAAGCGATGACGACATTTCAGGAGATATTGTGTTTGAACATGTTAGTTTTACTTATCCAAATGACACAGAAGCAACGTTGAAAGACATTTCATTTTCTGTTTCATCTGGTCAGATGGTTGGTGTAGTTGGTGCAACAGGTGCTGGGAAATCCACACTTGCACAGTTAATTCCACGATTATTTGACCCACAAGAAGGTCGTATATTGATTGGTGGTAAGGACCTTAAAAGTTTAAGTAAAAATACTCTTAAAGAAAATATTTCAATTGTCTTGCAAAAAGCCATCCTATTTTCTGGAACGATTGCAGATAATTTACGTCAAGGAAATTACAAGGCTGATTTTGCCACCATGGAAAAAGCAGCAGGTATTGCACAGGCCCGTGAATTTATTGATCGCATGGACAATGGTTATGACAGTCAAGTTGAAGAACGTGGCAATAACTTTTCTGGTGGTCAAAAACAAAGAATGTCTATTGCGCGTGGGGTTATTTCCAATCCCAAAATTTTGGTTCTTGATGATTCCACATCTGCCTTAGATGCTAAATCTGAAAAACTTGTTCAAGAGGCTTTAAACAAAGACCTTAAAGAGACAACAACAGTGATTATTGCTCAGAAAATTTCATCAGTTGTTAAAGCTGATACCATTTTAGTATTGGATGATGGTCGTCTGATTGGTCAAGGGACGCATGCAGAGTTAGTTGCATCAAATGATGTTTACCGTGAAATTTATGAAACGCAAAAAGGAAAGGAGGAAGAATAA
- a CDS encoding MarR family winged helix-turn-helix transcriptional regulator, whose product MSRLFAELRELTHQIEHICEETARKYDITHLAGPQGHVLVFLERNQEKEIFVKDIEKELQISKSVSSNLVKRMEKNGFIEVVPSKTDKRYKQIVLSAEGKSKIPVLQECRMDIEHYFLKGISKEDMKTVGKVIMQLRKNMKQYKGDKNA is encoded by the coding sequence ATGTCACGGCTATTTGCTGAACTACGGGAATTGACACATCAAATTGAACACATTTGCGAAGAAACTGCTAGAAAGTATGATATTACCCATTTGGCAGGGCCTCAAGGCCATGTTTTGGTGTTTTTAGAGAGAAATCAGGAAAAAGAAATCTTTGTTAAAGACATTGAAAAAGAATTGCAAATTTCAAAATCAGTTAGTAGTAATCTTGTCAAACGAATGGAAAAAAACGGTTTTATTGAAGTGGTTCCATCTAAAACAGATAAACGCTACAAACAAATTGTCCTATCAGCAGAAGGCAAGTCAAAAATTCCAGTGTTACAGGAATGCCGCATGGACATTGAACATTATTTCTTAAAAGGTATTTCTAAAGAAGACATGAAGACTGTGGGGAAAGTCATCATGCAACTCAGGAAAAATATGAAACAGTATAAAGGAGATAAGAATGCTTAA
- a CDS encoding NAD(P)H-dependent glycerol-3-phosphate dehydrogenase: protein MTKQKVAILGPGSWGTALAQVLNDNGHEVRLWGNIQEQIDEINTTHRNTRYFKEAVLDEKIIATTDLKVALADVDAVLFVVPTKVTRLVAKQIADILDHKVIMMHASKGLEPGSHKRLSTVISEEVPADLRSDVVVVSGPSHAEETIVRDITLITAASADLEAAKYVQALFSNHYFRLYTNSDVIGVETAGALKNIIAVGAGALHGLGYGDNAKAAVITRGLAEITRLGVELGANPLTYSGLSGVGDLIVTGTSIHSRNWRAGDALGRGEKLEDIERNMGMVIEGISTTKVAYEIAQELNVYMPITTAIYKVIYEGMDVKDSILGMMSNEFRSENEWH from the coding sequence ATGACAAAACAAAAAGTTGCAATCTTAGGCCCCGGTTCATGGGGGACCGCTCTTGCCCAAGTCCTTAACGACAATGGTCACGAGGTCCGTCTTTGGGGAAATATCCAAGAACAAATTGATGAAATTAATACAACACATAGAAATACCCGATACTTCAAAGAAGCTGTTCTTGATGAGAAAATTATCGCAACAACTGATTTGAAAGTGGCATTGGCAGATGTTGACGCTGTCCTTTTTGTTGTCCCAACAAAGGTTACACGTCTTGTTGCCAAACAAATTGCAGACATCTTAGATCATAAAGTTATTATGATGCATGCTTCAAAAGGCTTAGAACCGGGTAGTCACAAACGCCTATCAACCGTTATTTCTGAAGAAGTACCTGCTGATTTACGTAGTGATGTTGTGGTTGTTTCAGGCCCATCACACGCTGAAGAAACTATTGTTCGTGACATTACCCTTATTACCGCAGCATCAGCTGACCTAGAAGCGGCTAAATATGTCCAAGCACTTTTTAGCAATCATTACTTCCGTCTCTACACAAATAGTGATGTTATTGGTGTTGAAACAGCTGGAGCATTAAAAAATATTATTGCTGTTGGGGCCGGCGCCCTGCACGGACTTGGTTACGGGGACAATGCCAAAGCTGCTGTTATTACTCGTGGCTTAGCAGAAATCACGCGTCTAGGTGTTGAGTTAGGTGCAAACCCACTAACTTACAGTGGTTTATCTGGTGTGGGTGATTTGATTGTTACAGGAACTTCTATTCATTCACGTAACTGGCGTGCAGGTGATGCCCTAGGCCGTGGTGAAAAATTAGAAGACATCGAACGCAATATGGGTATGGTTATTGAGGGGATTTCTACAACTAAAGTTGCTTATGAAATTGCTCAAGAACTTAATGTTTACATGCCTATTACAACAGCTATCTATAAAGTTATTTACGAAGGAATGGATGTCAAAGACAGTATTCTTGGGATGATGTCAAATGAATTCCGTTCTGAAAATGAATGGCATTAA
- the galU gene encoding UTP--glucose-1-phosphate uridylyltransferase GalU, translating to MTKVRKAIIPAAGLGTRFLPATKALAKEMLPIVDKPTIQFIVEEALKAGIEEILIVTGKSKRSIEDHFDSNFELEYNLKIKGKNELLKLVDETTSINLHFIRQSHPRGLGDAVLQAKAFVGNEPFVVMLGDDLMDITDNKAIPLTKQLMDDYEKTHASTIAVMKVPHEEVSSYGVIAPQGKAVNGLYSVDNFVEKPKPEDAPSDLAIIGRYLLTPEIFDILEKQEPGAGNEIQLTDAIDTLNKTQRVFAREFTGSRYDVGDKFGFMKTSIDYALKHKQVKDDLAQYIIKLGKELDKQNKK from the coding sequence ATGACCAAAGTAAGAAAAGCTATTATTCCCGCAGCAGGGCTAGGTACACGTTTTTTACCAGCAACAAAAGCCTTAGCCAAAGAAATGTTACCTATCGTTGACAAACCTACTATTCAATTCATTGTCGAAGAAGCCCTAAAAGCTGGAATTGAAGAAATCCTCATTGTTACAGGTAAGTCAAAACGTTCTATTGAAGACCATTTTGATTCAAACTTTGAATTAGAATATAACCTTAAAATCAAAGGCAAAAATGAACTCTTGAAATTAGTAGATGAAACAACATCTATTAACTTACACTTTATCCGCCAAAGTCACCCAAGAGGTCTTGGTGATGCCGTTTTACAAGCTAAAGCATTTGTTGGTAACGAACCCTTTGTTGTCATGCTTGGTGATGATTTAATGGATATTACAGATAATAAGGCAATTCCTTTGACCAAACAATTAATGGATGACTACGAAAAAACACATGCATCAACCATTGCTGTTATGAAGGTTCCTCATGAAGAAGTTTCTTCTTACGGAGTCATTGCTCCTCAAGGTAAGGCTGTGAATGGACTTTACAGTGTGGACAACTTTGTTGAAAAACCAAAACCAGAAGATGCCCCAAGCGATCTTGCTATTATTGGCCGCTACCTTTTAACACCTGAAATTTTTGATATTCTTGAAAAACAAGAACCAGGTGCGGGCAATGAGATCCAATTAACAGATGCTATTGATACCCTAAACAAAACACAACGTGTTTTTGCAAGAGAATTTACTGGCAGTCGCTATGATGTTGGCGATAAATTTGGATTTATGAAAACATCCATTGATTATGCTTTAAAACACAAACAAGTAAAAGATGATTTAGCACAATACATCATTAAACTTGGTAAAGAACTTGACAAACAAAACAAAAAATAA
- a CDS encoding rhomboid family intramembrane serine protease has translation MTYDLRRSPATLFFLIVSILVFGLMQVFYGPLAQSSEAIYQSGGMFGYAVKAMPQELWRLVTPIFIHIGWNHFLINVFTLYFVGQLAESLFGSKQFFVIYLLSGIMGNLFTLIITPNIVAAGASTSLFGLFTAIMHLGAGSNSSALKELAKSYRLLIILNLVFNLFMPNVGLAGHLGGVVGGALLSVFLPHPQTQFRWSKRRRYFSGALYVLIMILGLIYTFH, from the coding sequence ATGACATATGATTTACGAAGAAGTCCTGCAACGCTTTTCTTTTTGATTGTAAGTATCTTAGTGTTTGGGCTGATGCAAGTTTTTTATGGCCCGTTAGCACAGAGCTCAGAAGCAATCTATCAATCTGGAGGAATGTTTGGTTACGCCGTTAAGGCTATGCCTCAAGAACTTTGGCGGTTGGTGACACCAATTTTTATCCATATTGGCTGGAATCATTTTTTGATTAATGTTTTCACCCTTTATTTTGTGGGGCAATTAGCAGAAAGCCTTTTTGGTTCCAAACAGTTTTTTGTGATTTACCTATTATCTGGTATTATGGGAAACCTTTTTACGTTAATTATTACACCAAACATAGTTGCAGCAGGAGCATCTACCTCCTTATTTGGCTTGTTTACAGCTATTATGCACCTGGGTGCTGGTAGTAATAGCTCAGCTTTAAAAGAATTGGCAAAATCTTATCGTCTACTGATTATCTTAAATCTTGTTTTTAATCTTTTTATGCCTAATGTTGGGCTTGCAGGCCACCTGGGAGGAGTTGTTGGAGGAGCATTATTATCAGTCTTCTTACCACATCCTCAAACACAATTTAGATGGTCTAAAAGACGGCGCTATTTTTCAGGAGCACTCTATGTACTTATCATGATTTTAGGACTAATTTATACATTTCATTAA
- a CDS encoding 5-formyltetrahydrofolate cyclo-ligase, which produces MTKQEIRQEVLAKLKLLEPKAKREQSLALLEMVLHSQAYKKAKVLATYLSLPHEYETSLIINKAIQDGKKLVIPKTYPMGEMVFMAYDPEQLVTTSFGVLEPKSGIHVAKSEIDLIHVPGLAFNQAGYRIGYGGGYYDNYLSDYKGDSFSTVFDCQMVEFMEETHDIAVKEVYVNDI; this is translated from the coding sequence ATGACAAAACAAGAGATTAGACAAGAAGTTCTAGCAAAGCTAAAATTACTAGAGCCTAAAGCAAAAAGGGAGCAATCCTTAGCCCTATTAGAGATGGTCTTACATTCTCAAGCCTATAAAAAAGCAAAAGTTCTGGCAACTTATCTATCCTTACCACATGAATACGAAACAAGTTTGATCATTAATAAGGCTATTCAGGACGGTAAAAAGCTTGTGATTCCTAAAACTTACCCTATGGGAGAGATGGTTTTTATGGCATATGATCCTGAGCAGTTAGTGACAACCTCTTTTGGTGTGCTAGAGCCAAAGAGTGGTATCCATGTTGCTAAATCAGAGATTGACCTTATCCATGTTCCAGGGCTTGCTTTTAACCAGGCAGGTTATCGTATTGGTTATGGGGGAGGCTACTATGATAACTACCTCAGTGATTATAAAGGGGATAGTTTCAGTACGGTTTTTGACTGTCAAATGGTAGAGTTTATGGAAGAAACTCATGATATCGCTGTTAAAGAGGTTTATGTTAATGACATATGA
- a CDS encoding nucleotide sugar dehydrogenase, with protein MKISVAGSGYVGLSLAVLLSQHNEVTVVDIIKEKVDMINRGLSPIQDDDIDHYLKNVPLNLTATLDAENAYKNAELVIVATPTNYDSEIDFFDTSHVESVIEQVLSLNNQATIIVKSTIPLGFIKSVREKFQTDRIIFSPEFLRESKALYDNLFPSRIIVSYEEGDSAHVIAQAEQFAALLKEAAINDDMAVLFMGSEEAEAVKLFANTYLAMRVSYFNELDTYAEMSGLNAEKVIEGVCHDKRIGKHYNNPSFGYGGYCLPKDTKQLLANYKNTPQSLISAIVESNKTRKEHIAKQILHALKQKNVDKEQLTVGIYRLIMKSNSDNFRESAIKDVIDIIKSYQVNVILYEPMLEEETDLEVVSDLEQFKSEATLIVSNRHDQVLEDVDHKVYTRDIFGKD; from the coding sequence GTGAAAATTTCTGTTGCAGGTTCTGGATATGTTGGATTATCATTAGCAGTTCTTTTATCACAACACAATGAGGTAACTGTTGTTGATATTATCAAAGAAAAAGTCGATATGATTAATCGAGGTTTGTCACCCATCCAGGACGATGATATTGACCATTATTTAAAAAATGTCCCACTAAACCTTACAGCAACTCTTGATGCTGAAAATGCTTACAAAAATGCTGAATTGGTTATTGTGGCAACCCCAACTAATTATGATAGTGAAATTGACTTTTTTGATACTAGCCATGTTGAGTCTGTTATTGAACAGGTTTTATCCTTGAATAATCAGGCTACAATTATTGTTAAGTCAACAATTCCTCTTGGATTTATCAAATCTGTCAGAGAAAAATTTCAAACAGATCGCATCATTTTTAGCCCAGAGTTTTTAAGAGAATCAAAAGCTCTTTATGATAACCTTTTCCCAAGCCGTATTATTGTTTCTTACGAAGAGGGAGACTCAGCCCATGTGATTGCTCAGGCTGAGCAATTTGCGGCGCTTTTAAAAGAAGCAGCTATCAATGATGATATGGCCGTCTTATTTATGGGATCTGAGGAGGCTGAAGCTGTTAAGTTATTTGCTAATACCTATTTGGCTATGCGTGTTTCTTACTTTAATGAATTAGATACCTATGCGGAAATGTCAGGTCTGAATGCAGAAAAAGTCATTGAAGGAGTTTGTCACGATAAACGTATTGGGAAACACTACAATAACCCGTCATTTGGATATGGTGGCTACTGCTTGCCTAAAGATACCAAGCAGCTCTTAGCTAACTATAAAAACACCCCACAATCATTAATCTCAGCAATTGTGGAATCTAATAAGACACGTAAAGAACATATTGCCAAACAAATTTTACATGCTTTGAAGCAAAAAAATGTCGACAAAGAGCAATTAACAGTAGGCATTTACCGTTTGATTATGAAAAGCAACTCTGATAACTTCAGAGAAAGTGCAATCAAAGATGTGATTGATATCATCAAAAGTTATCAAGTCAATGTTATTCTTTATGAACCAATGCTTGAAGAAGAAACTGATTTAGAAGTTGTCTCAGATTTGGAACAATTTAAATCAGAAGCGACACTGATTGTTTCAAATCGTCACGATCAGGTTTTGGAAGACGTTGATCATAAAGTCTATACTAGAGATATTTTTGGTAAAGATTAA
- a CDS encoding glycosyltransferase family 2 protein, translated as MEKLKNLITFTTFIILWVLMIVLNTYVFGSKGSLTPYGILLLIYLTLKMSLSFFYRPYKGKVGNYKVAAIIPSYNEDGESLLETLKSVQSQTYPIAEIFVVDDGSADKTGIKMIEDYIANNPDATNVIAHRLPENVGKRHAQAWAFSRSDADVFLTVDSDSYIYPDALEELLKSFNDKDVYAATGHLNARNRDVNLLTILTDIRYDNAFGVERAAQSVTGNILVCSGPLSVYRREVVVPNIERYTSQTFLGIPVSIGDDRCLTNYATDLGKTVYQSTARCDTDVPFNFKTYLKQQNRWNKSFFRESIISVKKMMQTPLVAVWTVLEVSMFIMLLYSVLDLFVGEAQEFNGLKILAFLTLIFLVALCRNIHYMVKHPLAFLLSPIYGILHLFVLQPLRLYSLFTIRNADWGTRKAEEEEPLT; from the coding sequence ATGGAAAAACTGAAAAATCTAATCACTTTTACCACATTTATTATTTTGTGGGTATTGATGATTGTCTTAAATACCTATGTATTTGGCTCAAAAGGTAGCCTAACACCTTATGGAATCTTATTATTAATTTACTTAACCTTAAAAATGTCCCTATCCTTCTTCTATCGTCCTTATAAAGGAAAAGTTGGAAACTACAAAGTAGCGGCAATTATTCCATCTTATAATGAGGATGGTGAATCATTACTTGAAACGTTGAAGAGTGTTCAAAGTCAAACCTATCCAATTGCAGAAATTTTTGTTGTGGATGATGGGAGTGCCGATAAAACTGGTATTAAAATGATTGAGGATTATATTGCAAATAATCCTGATGCTACAAATGTTATTGCTCATCGCCTACCAGAAAACGTGGGGAAACGTCATGCGCAAGCTTGGGCCTTTAGCAGATCTGATGCTGATGTCTTTTTAACGGTTGACTCAGATTCTTACATCTATCCAGATGCATTAGAAGAATTGCTGAAGTCTTTCAATGATAAAGACGTTTATGCTGCAACAGGACACCTTAATGCCAGAAACCGTGATGTCAACTTATTAACCATTTTAACGGATATTCGTTATGATAACGCCTTTGGCGTTGAGCGTGCGGCCCAGTCTGTAACAGGGAATATCCTAGTATGTTCAGGGCCATTGAGTGTTTACCGTCGCGAGGTTGTTGTCCCTAATATTGAACGCTATACCTCACAAACTTTCTTGGGAATACCTGTAAGTATTGGTGATGACAGATGTTTAACGAACTATGCGACAGACCTTGGAAAAACGGTTTACCAGTCAACAGCACGCTGTGATACAGATGTTCCATTTAATTTTAAAACTTACTTGAAACAACAAAATAGATGGAATAAATCTTTCTTCCGTGAATCTATTATTTCTGTCAAAAAAATGATGCAAACCCCTCTTGTAGCTGTGTGGACAGTATTGGAAGTTTCAATGTTTATCATGTTGTTGTATTCTGTTTTAGATTTGTTTGTTGGTGAAGCACAAGAATTTAACGGCTTGAAAATACTTGCCTTTTTAACCTTGATTTTCTTAGTTGCCCTTTGCCGTAACATCCATTATATGGTTAAGCATCCATTGGCATTCTTGTTATCACCAATTTACGGTATCTTACATTTGTTTGTGCTTCAACCCCTAAGATTGTATTCTCTATTTACTATCCGTAATGCTGACTGGGGAACTCGTAAAGCAGAGGAAGAAGAACCTCTTACTTAA
- a CDS encoding N-acetyldiaminopimelate deacetylase — translation MFDLIKIRRHLHQIPEIGLEEVKTQAYLLELIEQMVSGKAFVTLKTWKTGVLVHLSGSIGQKRIAWRTDIDALPIHEETGLAFESRHSGKMHACGHDFHMTIALGLLEQVLEQQPKENMLFIFQPAEENAAGGMLMYEAGVFDEWMPDECYALHVRPDLKVGTIATNRGTLFAGTCEMKLTFKGKGGHAAFPHESNDALIAAAYFLTQVQTIVSRNVDPIEGAVVTFGAMHAGTTNNIIAQKAHLHGTIRTLSQDMNQLTQKRIREMAEGIARSFGLEVELVLNQSGYLPVVNNSQLAEDFMRFFKERKQVQLIDCLPAMTGEDFGYLLSKMPGLMFWLGVDSPYPLHHAKMSPNEEALSFAVTEVTAFMKAKLY, via the coding sequence ATGTTTGATTTAATAAAAATAAGAAGACATTTACATCAAATCCCAGAAATTGGTTTAGAAGAAGTTAAAACACAAGCCTATCTTTTAGAGCTAATTGAGCAGATGGTAAGTGGCAAAGCTTTTGTTACTCTTAAAACATGGAAAACAGGAGTGTTGGTTCACCTATCTGGTTCAATTGGTCAAAAAAGAATAGCTTGGCGAACGGATATTGATGCTTTGCCAATTCATGAAGAAACTGGCTTAGCTTTTGAAAGTCGTCATTCAGGAAAAATGCATGCTTGCGGGCATGATTTTCACATGACCATAGCCTTAGGCTTATTAGAACAAGTCTTAGAGCAACAGCCCAAAGAAAATATGCTCTTCATCTTTCAACCTGCTGAAGAAAATGCTGCAGGTGGCATGCTGATGTATGAAGCTGGTGTCTTTGATGAGTGGATGCCTGATGAATGTTATGCCTTACATGTACGACCAGATTTGAAGGTAGGAACCATTGCGACAAATCGTGGGACCTTATTTGCAGGAACCTGTGAAATGAAACTTACTTTTAAAGGTAAAGGAGGCCATGCAGCATTTCCCCATGAGTCCAATGATGCTTTAATAGCAGCAGCTTATTTCTTGACGCAGGTTCAAACTATCGTGAGTCGAAATGTTGATCCTATTGAAGGAGCAGTTGTTACATTTGGGGCGATGCATGCAGGAACAACGAATAATATTATTGCCCAAAAGGCTCACTTACATGGAACCATTCGCACCCTAAGTCAAGACATGAATCAATTAACACAAAAACGTATCAGAGAAATGGCAGAAGGGATTGCCAGAAGTTTTGGCTTAGAAGTTGAACTTGTCTTGAACCAATCGGGCTACTTACCTGTAGTTAATAATAGCCAATTGGCTGAAGACTTCATGCGTTTTTTCAAAGAAAGAAAACAAGTCCAGCTGATTGATTGCCTTCCAGCAATGACAGGAGAGGATTTTGGTTACCTCTTAAGTAAAATGCCAGGACTTATGTTTTGGTTAGGAGTTGATAGTCCTTATCCACTCCATCATGCTAAAATGAGTCCAAATGAGGAAGCACTCTCTTTTGCAGTGACGGAAGTGACAGCATTTATGAAGGCAAAACTTTATTAA
- the dapD gene encoding 2,3,4,5-tetrahydropyridine-2,6-dicarboxylate N-acetyltransferase translates to MTAQKMTAQEIIAFIGNAEKKTSVKVTFQGELANAIPKGVVCLGNVLFGDWKAIQPLLVNLVENKDYVVEQDGRNSAVPLLDKRSLKARIEPGAIIRDQVIIEDNAVIMMGAIINIGAEIGSGTMIDMGAILGGRACVGKNSHIGAGAVLAGVIEPASAEPVRVGDHVLVGANAVIIEGVQVGNGAVVAAGAIVTQDVPENVVVAGVPARIIKKIDAKTQQKTALEEALRLL, encoded by the coding sequence ATGACCGCACAAAAAATGACCGCGCAAGAAATTATTGCCTTTATTGGCAATGCAGAGAAAAAAACAAGTGTTAAGGTTACCTTTCAAGGAGAGTTAGCAAATGCCATCCCAAAAGGAGTAGTTTGCCTCGGTAATGTCCTTTTTGGTGATTGGAAAGCTATTCAGCCATTACTTGTAAACTTAGTTGAAAATAAGGATTATGTGGTTGAGCAAGATGGTCGTAATTCGGCTGTTCCTCTTTTGGATAAACGTAGCCTTAAGGCTCGTATCGAACCAGGGGCTATTATTCGAGACCAAGTTATTATTGAAGATAATGCTGTTATCATGATGGGGGCAATCATCAATATCGGTGCTGAAATTGGCTCAGGCACAATGATTGATATGGGAGCAATCTTAGGCGGTCGTGCCTGTGTTGGTAAAAACAGTCACATCGGAGCAGGAGCTGTTCTTGCAGGAGTTATTGAACCTGCCTCAGCAGAACCTGTTCGTGTCGGTGATCATGTTTTGGTGGGTGCAAATGCTGTCATTATCGAAGGGGTGCAAGTTGGTAATGGAGCAGTTGTTGCTGCAGGAGCCATTGTCACACAAGATGTTCCAGAAAATGTTGTTGTGGCAGGAGTTCCTGCTCGTATTATTAAAAAAATTGATGCCAAAACGCAACAAAAAACAGCATTAGAAGAGGCTTTACGCCTACTATAA